In the Drosophila takahashii strain IR98-3 E-12201 chromosome 3R, DtakHiC1v2, whole genome shotgun sequence genome, one interval contains:
- the ato gene encoding protein atonal has product MSSSEIYRYYYKTSEDLQGFKTAATAETYFNPMAAYNPGVTHYQFNGNTLASSSNYLSANGFISFEQASSDGWISSSPASHRSESPEYVDLNAMYNNNGGSMVHNQQYGMVMEQAIVPAVPSIPVASPPAVEIPVMGSSNVGTCKTVPAPAAPKPKRSYTKKSQPTATSSSPISSQESQATVNNLYTDEFQNFDFDNSALFDDSVEDDDDLMLFSGGEDFEGNDGSFDLADGENQDAAAGGSGKKRRGKQITPVVKRKRRLAANARERRRMQNLNQAFDRLRQYLPCLGNDRQLSKHETLQMAQTYISALGDLLR; this is encoded by the coding sequence ATGTCGTCCAGTGAGATCTATCGCTACTACTACAAGACCTCCGAGGACTTGCAGGGCTTCAAGACGGCCGCCACCGCCGAGACGTACTTCAATCCCATGGCCGCCTACAATCCCGGCGTGACCCACTACCAGTTCAATGGCAATActttggccagcagcagcaactatcTGTCGGCCAATGGGTTCATCAGCTTCGAGCAGGCCAGTTCCGATGGCTGGATCTCCTCCTCGCCGGCCAGCCACCGATCCGAGAGTCCCGAGTATGTGGATCTGAATGCCATGTACAACAACAATGGTGGGAGTATGGTCCACAACCAGCAGTACGGAATGGTAATGGAGCAGGCGATAGTTCCAGCTGTCCCATCCATTCCGGTGGCCTCTCCTCCGGCCGTCGAGATCCCGGTGATGGGCTCCTCCAATGTGGGCACTTGCAAAACGGTGCCAGCTCCGGCCGCTCCAAAGCCCAAGCGCAGCTACACGAAGAAGAGTCAGCCCACAGCCACTTCCTCCTCACCGATCTCATCGCAGGAATCTCAGGCTACCGTCAACAATCTCTACACGGATGAGTTCCAGAACTTTGACTTCGACAACTCCGCTCTGTTCGATGACAGTGTGGAAGATGACGACGACCTGATGCTCTTCAGTGGCGGCGAGGACTTCGAGGGCAACGATGGATCCTTCGATTTGGCCGATGGTGAGAATCAGGATGCCGCCGCCGGAGGTTCGGGAAAGAAGAGGCGTGGCAAGCAGATCACGCCCGTGGTGAAGCGAAAGCGCCGCCTGGCGGCCAATGCCCGCGAACGTCGCCGGATGCAGAACCTCAACCAGGCCTTCGATCGACTCCGCCAGTATCTTCCCTGCCTGGGAAACGACCGCCAGCTGTCCAAGCACGAGACCCTCCAAATGGCCCAGACCTACATCTCCGCTCTCGGGGATTTGCTGCGCTAG